In Mycobacterium sp. ITM-2016-00317, the genomic window TTCTGTTGCTGGCCCGCATGATGCAGGGGTTCGCCCACGGCGGCGAGTCGGCCACCGCGTACTCCTACGTCGGCGAGATCGCCCCACCCGATCGTCGCGGCATGTGGGGCAGCGTCGCCTTCATCGCGATCTTCGGCGGTTCGATCCTGGCGTACACCGTCGGCGGGGTCATCACCACCACCCTCACCGAATCCGCTGTCGGCCAATGGGGTTGGCGCATCCCGTTCCTGCTGGGCACCGTTCTGGCCCTGGTCGCGCTGTACCTACGCCGCAGCATGGACGAGAGTGACGTCTTCGACGCCGACCAGCAGACCGCCGAGCCACCCTCGGTGCCGCGCAGGACGGTGGTACGGGCCATCCTGCTGATGATCGCCATGACCTCGGGAATCACTGCGGCGCATTACACCTGGACGTCGTATGTGTCGACGTACGCGATCACGCAGCAGGACATGGATCCGGACACCGCCTACTGGATGCTGGTGATCGCGCAGGCGGTCGCGTTGCTGTCACTGCCGTTCCTGGGCCGTCTGTCCGACTCGATCGGTCGCCGGCCCATGCTGGCCGCGTTCGCCGTGTTGATGTTCGTCCTGCAGATCCCGTTGACGATGCTCATCTCGTCGGAAGGTTGGACGTTGCTGGTCGCGACGACGGTGGCGCTGCTGGTGGTCGCGATCCCGGCATGCATCCTGTCCTCGACGCTTTCCGAGAGCTTTCCCACCCACCTCCGCACGCAGTCCATCGGGTTCGCCTACTCGTTCTCGGTCGCAGTATTCGGCGGTACCGCACCGTATTTGAACCAGTTGCTGCTGAGCTGGGACCTCGGCTGGGTGTTCGGCGTCTACATCATGGTCCTGTCGGCACTCACCGGCCTCGCGTGCATCTTCATGAACGAGACCAAGGGCATCAGACTGGAGGATGTCTGACGCCCACGAGCGATCAGTCCTCAAAGCACTGGGCAGACAGGACCAGGTGGGGCAGACTGGCGGAGTGGCATCTGACCGAGACATCCTCGAACGGGTCAACGAGTTGATCGCCGAGGAGAAGACCCTGCGTGACAAGATGCAGCACCGCGAGATCGACGAGTCCGAGGAGCACAAGCGGCTCCAGTCGATCGAGGTGCAGCTCGACCAGTGCTGGGATCTGCTGCGGCAACGCCGGGCCCTGCGCGCCAGCGGAGGTGACCCGCAGGACGCGGCGGTCCGGCCCGAAGGCGAGGTCGAGGGCTACCTCAACTGAGCCGGAATCGACGTGACACGTGTTGACGTCGTCGTGGTCGGCGGCGGGCACAACGGGCTCGTCGCCGCGGCCTACCTGGCGCAGGCCGGGCGCAGCGTGCGGGTCCTGGAGCGTCTCGGCCATGTCGGCGGCGCCGCGGTGTCGCAGCACCCGTTCGCCGGGGTGGACGCCCGCCTGTCCCGCTACTCCTATCTGGTCAGCCTGCTGCCGCGGCGCATCGTCGACGACCTCGGCGCGCGGGTACGGCTGGCCCGGCGCCGGTACTCGTCCTACACACCCAACCCGTCCGACGGCGGCCGCACCGGCCTGCTGATCGGGCCCGAGCCGACGTTCGCCGCGATCGGGGCGGCCGCCGACGAGACCGGCTTCGACGAGTTCTACCGGCGCTGCCGGGCCGTCACCTCGACGATGTGGCCCACGCTGACCGAGCCGCTGCGCACCCGCTCGGAAATGCTCGCCGCGGTGACCGGCGCCGCCGGCGACGAGGCGCGGACCGGCTGGCATCAGATGATCGAAACCCCCGTCGGCCGAGCGATCACGTCGGCCGTGCACGACGACCTGGTCCGCGGCGTGATGGCCACCGACGCGTTGATCGGGACGTTCGCCCGCCTCGACGACACCTCCCTGGCGCAGAACCGCTGCTTCCTCTACCACCTGCTCGGGGGCGGCACCGGGGACTGGGACGTGCCGATCGGCGGGATGGGGGCGGTGTCCGGCGCACTGGCGGCCGCCGCCAGCGGATTCGGCGCCGAGATCGTCACCGGAGCGGAGGTCTCCGCGATCACCCCGGACGGCGAGGTGCGCTACCGCTACGGCGAGGCCGAGCACGTCGTCGCCGCCGGGCATGTGCTGGCCAACGTGACACCTGCGGTGCTCGCCGGCCTGCTCGGCGAGGACGAGCCCGAACTCGCTCCCGGCGCGCAGGTCAAGGTGAACCTGATGCTCACCCGCTTGCCCCGGCTGCGGGACGGGTCGGTGACGGCAGAACAGGCTTTCGGCGGCACCTTCCACATCAACGAGACCTACGGGCAACTCGACACCGCGTACCGGCAGGCGGCAGCCGGGTCGGTGCCCGATCCCCTTCCGTGCGAGATCTACTGCCACACACTGGCCGATCCGACGATCCTGTCCGAGCCGCTGCAGGCGGCGGGTGCGCACACGCTGACGGTGTTCGGCCTGCACACCCCGCACGACTTGACCGCAACGGCACTGCCGGAGCGCCTGCGCGACACCTTGACCTCGGCGGCCTTGAAATCGCTCAATTCCGTTCTTGCCGAACCGATCCAGGACGTCCTCATGCAGGACGGCGAGGGCCGGCCGTGCATCGAGACCAAGACCACCGCCGATCTGGAGCACACCCTGGGCATGACGCGCGGCAACATCTTCCACGGCGCGCTGTCGTGGCCGTTCGCCGAGGACGGCGAGGAACTCCGCACGCCGGCTCAGCGCTGGGGCGTGGCCACCGCACACGAACGAATCTTGTTGTGTGGATCGGGTTCACGCCGTGGTGGCGCGGTATCGGGAATCGGCGGGCACAACGCCGCGATGGCCGTGCTGAACAACTAGCCCAGCTTGTCCAGGATCGCGCGCAGCGCCGCGAGGTCGGCCGGGTCGAGCGCGGCCAGCACGTCGGGCGCCGGGTCGTGCACCGCGGCGATCGCCCGCACCGTGTCGCGGCCTGCGTCGGTCAGCGACACCAGCTTGCACCGCCGGTTCGACGGGTCGGTCCGGCGTACCACCAGCCCGCGCTCCTCCAGATCGTTGACCGCGACCGTGGCCGCCGGCGCGTCGACCGTGGCGGCCGCGGCGAGCTGCTTGACCGTCATCGGGCTGCCGCTCAGCCGCTTGAGGATGCGGATCCGGCTGAACGGCAGGCCGGTCTCCTCGACCACCGCGCGTCGCCACCCGTCGCGGTGATCGAGCACCAGCGACGCGAGGTCGCGCCAGACGTCGTCAGCGGCCGGGTTACCGGACATGAGCACCGGTCACCGGATCCGCCGCGCCGGCCACCAGCGGCGCCAGCCGCTCCGCCGAGCGCATCGCCCGCTGCGACGTCGCGAACAGACCCACCCCGAGGATCACCAGCCCCAGCGCCATGCAGACGAACCACAGCGGACGGGCGGCCGCGGTGAAATCGGCGCCGCCCACGGCCATCGCCGACCCGGCCAGCGAACCGCACAGCGCCACACCGACACTCACCCCGACCTGGCGGCTCGTCGACGTCACCGCCGACGCCGCCCCCGCCCGGTCCAGCGGCATCCCGCTGACCGCCGCGTTGGTGATCGGCGCGTTGACCATCGAGAACCCGATGCCGAACACCGCGAAGATCACCAGCAGCAACCACACCGGCGTCGTCGCGGTCAGGAACGTCAACATCGTCGCCGCCGCGGTGATCAACACCCCCGCCACCACCAGCGAGGGCCGCGCGCCGTAGCGGCCGACCAGCCGGCCCGACAACGGCGAGAACAGCAGCGCACCCAACGCGATCGGCAGGTAGATCAGGCCGGTGTGCATTGCCGAGAACCCGCGCTCGCCCTGCAGGTACAGCGACATCATGAACAGGAACGCACCCCACGCGGCAAAGGCACTGACCGCGTTCACGGTGGCAGTGGCGAACGGGATGCTGCGGAAGAACCGCAGATCCAGGAACGGGTCGTGGCGGCGCGATTCGAACCGCAGGAACACCGCCAGCGCCACCACGGCGACGACCACGATCGCGATCAGGCGCGGATTGGTCCACCCCAGCACCGGCCCCTCGATCAGGGCGAACACCGTGCCGAACAGGAACAGGATCGCCAGGCCCTGACCGATCGGGTCGACGTTGCGCATCGTGGCCGATTTCGACTCCGGGACGAACAGCGCGGTGAGCAGGATCGCCGCCGCGCAGATGGGCAGGTTGATCCAGAACACCCAGCGCCAGCCGATGGTCTCGATGATCAGACCGCCGACGATCGGACCGGCGGCCATCGAGATGCCGGTCACCCCGCCCCAGATCCCCAGTGCCCGCGCGCGCTCCACCGGCTTGCTGAAGATCTGCGAGATGATGGACAGTGCAACGGGATTGAGCATCGACCCGCCGATGCCCTGCAGGAAGCGCGCCCCGATCAGCGCGTCGATGGTGGGCGCCAGGCTGCACGCCAGCGATCCGAGCGCGAACAGGGCGAGTCCCGTCTGGAACACGCGGCGGCGACCGAACCGGTCCCCCGTCGCCCCCGACAGCATCAGCAGCGAGGCCAGCACCAGGGTGTAGATGTCCACGACCCACTGCATCTGCGCCGGTGTCGCGGACAGATCCTGGCGGATCGACGGGATCGCGACGTTGACGATGGTCGCGTCCATCGACACGATCAGCAGGCTCAGGCAGCAGGACACCAGGATGGTGGCCTTGCGCCTCGGTGTCATCGCGCCGACGGTGGTACTCACTCAACGATTGTGAAACTACAACTGTCGTGACGGCAAGTGACGCTGCTGTGACATTCGTCAGTGACGAGCGTGCGCCGAATCACCCCAGTCCGCGGCGTGCCGCCCGCAGACACGCACACTCGCGGCTGGGGAGCCGGCGGTGGTGGGCTAGCGGGAGTCGATGGGGTTGTAGTCGCGCTCGGTGTAGCCGGTGTAGATCTGCCGCGGCCGGCCGATCTTGTTCGGCTCGCCGTGCATCTCCCGCCAGTGCGCAATCCAGCCCGGCAGCCGCCCGAGCGCGAACAGCACCGTGAACATCCGGGTCGGGAAGCCCATGGCCCGGTAGATCACGCCGGTGTAGTAGTCGACGTTCGGGTAGAGCTTGCGCTCGACGAAGAAGTCGTCGGTCAGCGCGATCTCCTCGAGCTCCTTGGCGATGTCGAGCAGCTCGTCCTGGACGCCGATCTTGCCGAGGATCTTGTCGGCCTGCTCCTTGACGATGCGCGCCCGCGGGTCGTAGTTCTTGTACACCCGATGGCCGAAGCCCATCAGCTTGACGTTGTCCTCGCGGTTCTTGACCTTCTTGACGAAGGTCGCGACATCGTCGTCGCCGTCGCGGATCTTCGACAGCATCTCCAGCACGGCCTGGTTGGCGCCACCGTGCAGCGGACCCCACAGCGCGTTGATGCCGCCGGAGATCGACGTGAACAGGTTGGCCTGCGACGAACCCACCAACCGGACTGTCGATGTCGAGCAGTTCTGCTCGTGATCGGCGTGCAGGATGAACAGCATGTCCAAGGCCCGCACGATCTCCGGATCCACCTCGTAGGGCTCGGCCGGAAACCCGAACGTCATCCGCAGGAAGTTCTCCACCAGCGTCAGCGAGTTGTCCGGGTACAGGAACGGCTGCCCCTCGGACTTCTTGTACGCATACGCCGCGATGGTCGGCAGCTTGGCCAGCAACCGGATGGTCGACAGCTCGACCTGGTGCGGGTCGAACGGGTCCAGCGAGTCCTGG contains:
- a CDS encoding MFS transporter, encoding MTPRRKATILVSCCLSLLIVSMDATIVNVAIPSIRQDLSATPAQMQWVVDIYTLVLASLLMLSGATGDRFGRRRVFQTGLALFALGSLACSLAPTIDALIGARFLQGIGGSMLNPVALSIISQIFSKPVERARALGIWGGVTGISMAAGPIVGGLIIETIGWRWVFWINLPICAAAILLTALFVPESKSATMRNVDPIGQGLAILFLFGTVFALIEGPVLGWTNPRLIAIVVVAVVALAVFLRFESRRHDPFLDLRFFRSIPFATATVNAVSAFAAWGAFLFMMSLYLQGERGFSAMHTGLIYLPIALGALLFSPLSGRLVGRYGARPSLVVAGVLITAAATMLTFLTATTPVWLLLVIFAVFGIGFSMVNAPITNAAVSGMPLDRAGAASAVTSTSRQVGVSVGVALCGSLAGSAMAVGGADFTAAARPLWFVCMALGLVILGVGLFATSQRAMRSAERLAPLVAGAADPVTGAHVR
- a CDS encoding phytoene desaturase family protein — protein: MTRVDVVVVGGGHNGLVAAAYLAQAGRSVRVLERLGHVGGAAVSQHPFAGVDARLSRYSYLVSLLPRRIVDDLGARVRLARRRYSSYTPNPSDGGRTGLLIGPEPTFAAIGAAADETGFDEFYRRCRAVTSTMWPTLTEPLRTRSEMLAAVTGAAGDEARTGWHQMIETPVGRAITSAVHDDLVRGVMATDALIGTFARLDDTSLAQNRCFLYHLLGGGTGDWDVPIGGMGAVSGALAAAASGFGAEIVTGAEVSAITPDGEVRYRYGEAEHVVAAGHVLANVTPAVLAGLLGEDEPELAPGAQVKVNLMLTRLPRLRDGSVTAEQAFGGTFHINETYGQLDTAYRQAAAGSVPDPLPCEIYCHTLADPTILSEPLQAAGAHTLTVFGLHTPHDLTATALPERLRDTLTSAALKSLNSVLAEPIQDVLMQDGEGRPCIETKTTADLEHTLGMTRGNIFHGALSWPFAEDGEELRTPAQRWGVATAHERILLCGSGSRRGGAVSGIGGHNAAMAVLNN
- a CDS encoding MFS transporter: MSTRITGETKAAPTMSSRKKSLVASSVGNVLEWYEWSAYAVFAPFIAAAMFSQDNPVSALLSTLAVFAVGFLMRPLGGIVFGRIADKRGRKFVLVTTMLMMATGSLLIGIMPTYAAIGTWASAFLLLARMMQGFAHGGESATAYSYVGEIAPPDRRGMWGSVAFIAIFGGSILAYTVGGVITTTLTESAVGQWGWRIPFLLGTVLALVALYLRRSMDESDVFDADQQTAEPPSVPRRTVVRAILLMIAMTSGITAAHYTWTSYVSTYAITQQDMDPDTAYWMLVIAQAVALLSLPFLGRLSDSIGRRPMLAAFAVLMFVLQIPLTMLISSEGWTLLVATTVALLVVAIPACILSSTLSESFPTHLRTQSIGFAYSFSVAVFGGTAPYLNQLLLSWDLGWVFGVYIMVLSALTGLACIFMNETKGIRLEDV
- a CDS encoding citrate synthase — protein: MADNADAGQEHATLVYPGGELELDIVKASEGADGIALGSLLAKTGYTTYDGGFVNTASTKSAITYIDGDAGILRYRGIPIEQLAEKSTFIEVSYLLIYGELPTAEQLEKFTTQIQRHTLLHEDLKRFFDGFPRNAHPMPVLSSAVNALSAYYQDSLDPFDPHQVELSTIRLLAKLPTIAAYAYKKSEGQPFLYPDNSLTLVENFLRMTFGFPAEPYEVDPEIVRALDMLFILHADHEQNCSTSTVRLVGSSQANLFTSISGGINALWGPLHGGANQAVLEMLSKIRDGDDDVATFVKKVKNREDNVKLMGFGHRVYKNYDPRARIVKEQADKILGKIGVQDELLDIAKELEEIALTDDFFVERKLYPNVDYYTGVIYRAMGFPTRMFTVLFALGRLPGWIAHWREMHGEPNKIGRPRQIYTGYTERDYNPIDSR
- a CDS encoding MarR family transcriptional regulator, whose protein sequence is MSGNPAADDVWRDLASLVLDHRDGWRRAVVEETGLPFSRIRILKRLSGSPMTVKQLAAAATVDAPAATVAVNDLEERGLVVRRTDPSNRRCKLVSLTDAGRDTVRAIAAVHDPAPDVLAALDPADLAALRAILDKLG
- a CDS encoding DUF2630 family protein codes for the protein MASDRDILERVNELIAEEKTLRDKMQHREIDESEEHKRLQSIEVQLDQCWDLLRQRRALRASGGDPQDAAVRPEGEVEGYLN